A genomic window from Leptolyngbya sp. BL0902 includes:
- the fabD gene encoding ACP S-malonyltransferase gives MTTAAWVFPGQGSQAIGMGMDLADLPQAQARFAEAEAVLGWSVPEVIQDAADKVSNTRYTQPCLYVLETLLVDFLKERGQSPAAVAGHSLGEYVALYAAGVFDFADGLALVKQRAELMAAASDGMMAALLGFDMDDLMAQLAANPGAVLANDNNPGQVVISGTPAAVEAVMGAVKAKRAVKLNVSGAFHSPLMASAAETFATVLEPVTFREAQVPVLSNVDPTPATEGSVLKQRLVQQMTGSVRWREISLALPSLGIDTVVEVGPGNVLTGLIKRTCKELALVNVGTLAQLEAQG, from the coding sequence ATGACCACAGCAGCATGGGTCTTTCCGGGTCAGGGTTCCCAAGCCATTGGGATGGGAATGGATTTGGCCGACTTACCCCAGGCCCAGGCCCGGTTTGCCGAGGCCGAGGCGGTACTGGGCTGGTCGGTGCCGGAGGTGATCCAAGACGCCGCAGACAAGGTCTCCAACACCCGCTACACCCAGCCCTGCCTGTACGTGCTAGAAACCCTGCTGGTGGATTTTCTGAAGGAGCGGGGCCAGTCTCCCGCCGCCGTCGCAGGGCACAGCCTAGGGGAATACGTGGCCCTCTATGCCGCTGGGGTGTTTGACTTTGCCGACGGGTTGGCCCTGGTTAAGCAGCGGGCGGAACTGATGGCCGCAGCCAGCGACGGCATGATGGCGGCCCTGCTAGGGTTCGATATGGACGACCTGATGGCCCAACTCGCCGCCAACCCTGGGGCCGTGCTAGCTAACGACAACAACCCTGGCCAGGTCGTGATCTCTGGCACCCCCGCCGCCGTCGAGGCCGTGATGGGAGCCGTCAAGGCCAAGCGAGCCGTGAAGCTCAACGTCAGCGGAGCCTTCCACTCGCCCCTAATGGCCTCGGCGGCAGAGACCTTTGCGACGGTGCTAGAGCCCGTGACCTTCCGCGAGGCTCAGGTGCCCGTACTCTCCAACGTAGACCCCACCCCCGCCACCGAGGGATCGGTCTTGAAACAGCGCCTAGTGCAGCAAATGACCGGATCGGTGCGCTGGCGCGAAATTAGCCTTGCCCTGCCCAGCCTCGGCATCGATACCGTGGTCGAAGTGGGGCCAGGAAACGTGCTCACCGGGCTAATTAAGCGCACCTGCAAAGAGTTGGCCCTAGTCAACGTGGGCACCCTAGCCCAGCTAGAGGCCCAGGGCTAG
- a CDS encoding segregation/condensation protein A, with translation MAASSLAQTAIAFLIDLAERGEIDPWDVKVIDVMDRFLTSLHDQAEALAQQGRTPYEANLSESGQAFLYASMLVLLKADAMVRSETAEPDEVEEELFWPEEALATVPLPRNLERHLHRRAVAAPPKRRRVTLEELIQQLEAMAEVMADHQPRSRMRRAKPQAKRQAVRAIAQLAHQENLSEIAAALEQFLDAYWDTLDDDHPCWLDFEELIQAWPNFQPEELKSAHPFATEAEALTHERVGVFWGLLFLSAQSKVELSQQAFYQDLRVRNLNRSPLSAEEAGLEPFILPD, from the coding sequence ATGGCTGCTTCTTCCCTTGCCCAAACCGCCATTGCCTTTTTGATCGATCTCGCTGAACGGGGCGAAATCGACCCCTGGGATGTGAAGGTGATTGACGTGATGGATCGGTTTCTCACCAGCCTGCACGATCAGGCCGAAGCCTTGGCGCAACAGGGCCGCACCCCCTACGAAGCCAACCTGTCCGAGTCGGGCCAAGCGTTTCTCTATGCGTCGATGCTGGTGCTGCTGAAGGCCGATGCCATGGTGCGCAGCGAAACCGCCGAACCCGACGAGGTGGAGGAGGAACTGTTTTGGCCGGAGGAAGCCCTGGCCACGGTGCCCCTGCCGCGCAACCTAGAGCGCCATCTCCATCGGCGGGCGGTGGCCGCTCCCCCCAAGCGGCGGCGCGTCACCCTAGAGGAGCTGATTCAGCAGTTGGAGGCCATGGCCGAGGTGATGGCCGACCACCAGCCCCGCAGCCGGATGCGTCGCGCCAAACCCCAGGCCAAACGGCAGGCCGTCCGCGCCATTGCCCAACTGGCCCACCAAGAAAACCTTTCGGAAATTGCCGCCGCCCTAGAGCAATTCCTCGATGCCTACTGGGACACCCTCGACGATGATCATCCCTGCTGGCTCGACTTTGAAGAGCTGATCCAGGCTTGGCCCAACTTTCAGCCCGAAGAACTGAAATCGGCCCACCCCTTTGCCACCGAGGCCGAAGCCCTCACCCACGAGCGAGTTGGGGTGTTTTGGGGGCTGTTGTTTCTGTCGGCCCAGTCTAAGGTGGAGCTGTCGCAGCAGGCGTTCTACCAAGACCTGCGGGTACGCAACCTCAACCGCTCTCCCCTCAGCGCCGAGGAAGCGGGCCTGGAGCCGTTTATCCTGCCCGACTAA
- a CDS encoding TerB family tellurite resistance protein, which produces MSVQPPSPPSISPAQMTLLRIAATLAWSDGHLADEEVEVMLDQFSHLFAQSDAHRDALRAELRDYLMQNIPLGELVPRLTQTAEKELVLKLGYQVISASARTPDEALINPEEANAYQQLVTLLGLPADTVQHIEQASADPGAATLVEQLTSTLQDFIQAS; this is translated from the coding sequence ATGTCGGTACAGCCCCCGTCGCCTCCCTCCATCAGCCCTGCCCAAATGACCCTACTTCGCATTGCCGCCACCCTCGCCTGGAGCGATGGCCACCTCGCCGATGAAGAGGTGGAAGTAATGCTGGATCAATTTAGCCATCTCTTTGCCCAGAGCGACGCCCATCGAGACGCCCTCCGCGCTGAACTGCGCGACTACCTGATGCAGAATATTCCCCTCGGCGAACTGGTGCCCCGCCTCACCCAAACCGCCGAAAAAGAACTGGTGCTGAAGTTGGGCTATCAGGTGATCAGCGCCAGCGCCCGCACCCCCGACGAAGCCCTGATCAACCCTGAAGAAGCCAACGCCTACCAACAGTTGGTGACGCTCTTGGGGCTCCCCGCCGACACTGTGCAGCACATTGAGCAAGCCAGCGCCGATCCCGGTGCCGCCACCCTGGTGGAACAGTTGACCAGCACGTTGCAGGATTTCATCCAGGCCAGCTAG
- the nadA gene encoding quinolinate synthase NadA gives MFTTLSPSAAVLPERLDLFEAIETLKQELNAVILAHYYQDPDIQDVADYIGDSLGLSRQAAATDADVIVFAGVHFMAETAKILNPTKQVLLPDLDAGCSLADSCPPDAFAAFKAQHPGHLVISYINCTAHIKAMSDIICTSSNAVKIVQQIPADQPIIFAPDQNLGRYVMEQTGRDLVLWPGSCMVHEIFSEKKLVQLQVEYPDAEVIAHPECETAVLRHAHYIGSTTALLKYAQASPKQQFIVVTEPGIIHQMQKDAPGKQFIPAPPTAACACNECPHMRLNTLEKLYLAMKNRQPEITLPEDLRLAALAPMQRMLEMSV, from the coding sequence GTGTTTACGACCCTTTCTCCCTCGGCGGCAGTTTTGCCCGAACGTTTAGACCTGTTTGAAGCCATCGAAACGCTGAAACAGGAGCTAAACGCCGTTATTCTGGCCCACTACTACCAAGACCCTGATATCCAAGACGTAGCCGACTATATTGGCGATTCTCTGGGCTTATCCCGTCAGGCGGCGGCCACCGATGCCGATGTGATTGTGTTTGCCGGGGTTCACTTTATGGCAGAAACCGCCAAAATTTTGAACCCCACCAAGCAAGTGCTTCTGCCCGACCTCGATGCAGGCTGCTCCTTGGCCGATAGCTGCCCCCCCGATGCTTTTGCCGCCTTCAAGGCCCAACATCCGGGGCATTTGGTAATTTCCTACATTAATTGCACGGCTCACATCAAGGCCATGAGCGACATCATCTGCACCAGCTCCAATGCGGTGAAGATTGTCCAGCAAATCCCCGCTGACCAGCCGATTATCTTTGCCCCCGACCAAAACCTAGGCCGCTATGTGATGGAGCAAACCGGGCGCGACCTGGTGCTGTGGCCCGGAAGCTGTATGGTGCACGAAATTTTCTCGGAGAAAAAGCTGGTGCAGTTGCAGGTCGAATACCCCGATGCCGAGGTGATCGCCCACCCCGAATGCGAAACGGCGGTGCTGCGCCACGCCCACTACATCGGCTCCACCACCGCCCTGCTGAAGTACGCCCAGGCCAGCCCCAAACAGCAATTCATCGTGGTGACAGAACCGGGCATCATCCACCAAATGCAGAAGGATGCCCCCGGCAAGCAGTTCATCCCCGCCCCGCCCACCGCCGCTTGCGCCTGCAACGAGTGCCCCCACATGCGGCTAAACACCCTTGAAAAGCTTTATCTCGCCATGAAAAACCGCCAGCCCGAAATCACCCTACCGGAGGATTTGCGACTGGCGGCCCTGGCTCCCATGCAGCGAATGCTGGAGATGAGCGTTTAG
- a CDS encoding phage holin family protein — MASSESVLDRMEAYLGRIVRLFSVLVDLHLDVAVQEATYERQRLLGGVVLLSLGIGLFSMGLILLQGVAILGLHRLGWDWLESVATVAGVNGGLGILLLIVGQARLRGPVMVQTQARLARSVALLRAKS; from the coding sequence GTGGCTAGTTCCGAGTCTGTCCTAGATCGGATGGAGGCTTACCTGGGGCGCATTGTGCGGCTGTTTTCGGTGCTGGTGGATCTACACCTGGATGTGGCCGTGCAGGAAGCCACCTACGAACGTCAGCGCCTCCTGGGCGGTGTGGTGTTGCTCAGCCTCGGCATCGGCCTATTTTCTATGGGGCTCATCCTACTCCAGGGGGTGGCTATCCTGGGCCTCCATCGTCTAGGGTGGGACTGGCTAGAATCGGTAGCCACCGTGGCTGGGGTGAATGGTGGCCTAGGCATCCTGCTCCTCATCGTGGGGCAAGCCCGCCTGCGCGGCCCCGTTATGGTGCAAACCCAAGCCCGTCTGGCCCGTTCCGTCGCCCTGCTGCGGGCCAAGTCCTAG
- the leuB gene encoding 3-isopropylmalate dehydrogenase — protein MTSSYRITLLPGDGIGPEIMAVAVDVLKAVGRQMDLSFEFEEALIGGAAIDATGEPLPQATLDTCKGSDAVLLAAIGGYKWDNLPRHQRPETGLLALRAGLGLFANLRPATILPQLVDASSLKREVVEGVDIMVVRELTGGIYFGTPKGLFETETGEKRGVNTMAYTDSEIDRIGKVAFETAQKRRGQLCSVDKANVLEVSQLWRDRITAMAADYPDVTLSHLYVDNAAMQLIRWPKQFDTIVTGNLFGDILSDAAAMLTGSIGMLPSASLGADGPGVYEPVHGSAPDIAGQDKANPLAQVLSAAMMLRYGLDQPAAADRIEQAVNTVLDQGYRTGDIMSEGMTAVGCKGMGDALLAAINASES, from the coding sequence ATGACCTCCTCCTACCGCATTACCCTGCTGCCCGGTGATGGCATTGGCCCCGAAATTATGGCCGTTGCCGTGGATGTGCTCAAGGCCGTGGGTCGGCAGATGGACTTGAGCTTTGAGTTTGAGGAGGCGCTGATTGGGGGCGCGGCCATTGATGCCACCGGGGAACCCCTGCCCCAGGCCACGCTGGATACCTGCAAAGGCAGCGATGCGGTGCTGTTGGCGGCCATCGGCGGCTACAAGTGGGACAATCTGCCCCGGCACCAGCGGCCAGAAACGGGTCTTTTGGCGCTGCGGGCAGGATTGGGGCTGTTCGCCAACCTGCGCCCCGCCACGATTTTGCCCCAGTTGGTGGATGCCTCTTCCCTCAAACGCGAGGTGGTGGAGGGGGTAGATATCATGGTGGTTCGCGAACTGACGGGCGGCATTTACTTTGGCACCCCCAAGGGCTTGTTTGAAACCGAAACCGGGGAAAAGCGGGGGGTCAACACCATGGCCTACACGGATTCCGAGATTGACCGCATCGGCAAAGTCGCCTTTGAAACGGCCCAAAAGCGGCGGGGGCAGCTTTGCTCGGTAGACAAGGCCAACGTGCTAGAGGTGTCGCAACTGTGGCGGGATCGGATCACCGCGATGGCAGCGGACTACCCCGATGTCACCCTCAGCCATTTGTATGTAGACAATGCGGCCATGCAGCTCATCCGCTGGCCCAAGCAGTTCGATACCATCGTCACCGGAAACCTGTTTGGCGATATTTTGTCCGACGCCGCTGCCATGCTGACCGGAAGCATCGGGATGCTGCCCTCCGCCAGCCTGGGAGCTGATGGGCCGGGGGTCTACGAACCTGTCCACGGTTCCGCCCCCGACATTGCCGGACAGGACAAGGCCAACCCCCTCGCCCAGGTACTCAGTGCGGCCATGATGCTGCGTTACGGTTTAGACCAACCCGCCGCCGCCGACCGCATCGAACAAGCGGTCAATACGGTGCTCGACCAGGGCTACCGGACGGGCGATATCATGTCCGAGGGCATGACCGCTGTGGGCTGCAAGGGCATGGGCGACGCACTCCTGGCGGCAATTAATGCGTCCGAATCCTGA
- a CDS encoding M23 family metallopeptidase, which translates to MMWQFLTQFAPARRISARVLLPLLGTTALLTTVATLPLRQMVQAQEVAMGSAVMMWTQASFPVENFQTYTSPFGYRRDPQSGAQRFHYGLDLAAPNGSYIRNWWAGEVLWVEDQGACGTAVAIQSGEWTHIYCHMHGRVEGSGQSRTLVDRQGGIQLRPGQAVPAGARIGRVGMTGRTTGPHLHWGMKYQGNWVDPALVLQAMYVSQQAAR; encoded by the coding sequence ATGATGTGGCAATTTTTGACTCAATTTGCCCCGGCTCGGCGGATTTCCGCTCGGGTGCTGCTGCCCCTGCTGGGAACAACGGCCCTCCTCACCACAGTGGCTACCCTGCCGCTGCGCCAAATGGTACAGGCTCAGGAAGTAGCCATGGGCAGTGCCGTCATGATGTGGACTCAGGCGTCCTTCCCGGTGGAAAATTTCCAAACCTATACGTCGCCCTTTGGCTATCGTCGAGATCCCCAAAGCGGTGCCCAGCGATTCCACTACGGCCTGGATTTGGCCGCTCCCAACGGTAGCTATATCCGCAACTGGTGGGCCGGAGAGGTGCTGTGGGTTGAAGATCAAGGGGCCTGCGGCACCGCTGTGGCTATCCAGTCGGGGGAATGGACGCACATCTACTGCCACATGCATGGCCGGGTAGAGGGCAGTGGTCAAAGTCGGACGTTGGTGGATCGTCAGGGCGGCATTCAACTGCGCCCCGGCCAAGCCGTGCCCGCTGGAGCCCGCATTGGCCGGGTGGGGATGACGGGCCGCACCACAGGCCCTCACCTGCACTGGGGCATGAAGTACCAAGGAAATTGGGTCGATCCCGCCCTGGTGCTTCAGGCGATGTATGTCAGTCAGCAGGCGGCACGATAG
- a CDS encoding DUF3153 domain-containing protein: MRGCRWRLWRLGLWVSLVWLLGGCFQADLTLQFDHHHHGSWTQTLTLGERNLAFIGDALDPWLAEIRPSVQRFGGQIRQTPSRLDLTVPFSTPADLASRFKDVFSAPLPESLGVGAMEATAGRSVAENSAAQDAMTAPLEMAATDAQLALPGLGIVPFRLEAQEQNWGLFSHVHLTYDLDLRAVEGVVAAATQAEPTREDWVSFRLRVPWGLRSVASEALAPVRRDAHGAQWNLPLGQQIHIDVGFWLPNGVGLGGLALALMVLLGYGLRYRWLGPPRS, from the coding sequence ATGCGGGGTTGCCGCTGGCGTCTCTGGAGGCTGGGGCTGTGGGTCAGCCTAGTGTGGCTCTTGGGGGGATGTTTTCAGGCCGATCTCACCCTTCAGTTTGACCACCACCACCACGGATCTTGGACGCAAACCCTCACCCTCGGAGAGCGTAACCTGGCCTTTATTGGGGATGCGCTGGATCCGTGGCTAGCGGAAATTCGCCCTTCGGTGCAGCGCTTTGGGGGGCAAATTCGGCAAACCCCCAGCCGCCTGGATCTGACGGTGCCCTTTAGCACCCCGGCGGATTTGGCCAGCCGTTTTAAGGACGTGTTTTCTGCCCCGTTGCCGGAGTCTCTGGGTGTTGGGGCAATGGAGGCCACGGCAGGGCGTTCTGTGGCGGAAAATTCGGCGGCGCAGGACGCGATGACGGCTCCGTTGGAGATGGCCGCAACGGATGCCCAATTGGCGCTTCCTGGCCTGGGTATCGTGCCCTTTCGCCTTGAGGCCCAAGAGCAGAACTGGGGCTTGTTCAGCCACGTTCATTTGACCTATGACCTCGACCTCCGCGCTGTGGAAGGGGTTGTCGCGGCGGCCACCCAGGCGGAACCCACCCGCGAAGATTGGGTCTCCTTTCGGCTGCGAGTGCCTTGGGGGCTGCGCTCGGTGGCCTCTGAGGCCCTAGCCCCAGTCCGCCGTGATGCCCACGGTGCCCAATGGAATCTCCCCCTCGGACAACAAATCCACATTGACGTGGGGTTTTGGTTGCCCAACGGGGTGGGGCTGGGAGGGTTGGCCCTGGCGCTGATGGTGCTGCTGGGCTATGGCCTCCGCTATCGCTGGCTAGGGCCACCTCGGTCGTGA
- a CDS encoding MotA/TolQ/ExbB proton channel family protein — protein sequence MVNLLAAGGIVMVPLLLFSGLTLALAVERAWFWGCLLRQQRAWLTALLAAYADHPQRAMALLKQRPDSPIARIFLAALSLDDATPEEFSLALESAAQAETPQLKRFQTWFETVVGIAPLLGLLGTVLGLMGALASLRLGEGGNEPGVTLGVGEALTSTAAGLVVAIVALLLANLFQGLYRRQRALIQETAGKLEILQRRHYRQDRNPGRSGDWGGKSV from the coding sequence ATGGTCAATCTTTTGGCAGCGGGGGGCATTGTGATGGTGCCTCTCCTCCTATTTTCGGGACTCACCCTGGCCCTGGCCGTGGAGCGGGCTTGGTTTTGGGGATGCCTCCTCCGGCAGCAGCGAGCTTGGTTAACGGCCCTGCTCGCCGCCTATGCCGATCATCCTCAGCGGGCCATGGCCTTGCTCAAGCAGCGCCCCGATAGCCCCATCGCCCGAATTTTTCTCGCCGCCCTTAGTCTAGACGATGCCACGCCAGAGGAATTTTCCTTGGCCCTAGAAAGTGCGGCCCAGGCGGAAACGCCCCAGCTCAAGCGGTTTCAAACCTGGTTTGAGACGGTGGTGGGCATTGCGCCGTTGCTGGGCCTATTGGGAACGGTCTTGGGGCTGATGGGAGCCCTGGCCTCGCTGCGTTTGGGGGAAGGGGGCAACGAACCCGGCGTGACCCTGGGGGTAGGAGAAGCCCTCACCTCCACCGCCGCCGGACTGGTGGTGGCCATCGTGGCCCTGCTGTTGGCCAACCTGTTCCAGGGGCTCTACCGACGGCAGCGGGCGCTCATTCAGGAAACCGCAGGCAAGCTGGAGATTTTGCAGCGGCGTCACTATCGTCAAGATCGCAATCCTGGACGCAGCGGGGACTGGGGCGGGAAATCGGTCTGA
- a CDS encoding lysophospholipid acyltransferase family protein encodes MGRDREPAVNLLLYHLFKWTVVSPLFHTYFRGRVHGAENVPMTGKLLVVANHASDFDPPLLSAAVRRPVSYMAKEELFQVPVLKQAITLYGAYPVKRGSADRSAIREALKQLDQGWAVGIFLEGTRTADGRIPNPKIGAAMIAAKAGATLLPVSIWGNHSILKKGLALPRPVPLTIRIGEPIAPPSTTKRDALEAVTAQCTEAIHRLHDLGR; translated from the coding sequence ATGGGCCGTGATCGCGAACCTGCCGTTAATCTGCTGCTCTATCACCTGTTTAAGTGGACGGTGGTGAGTCCGCTGTTTCACACCTACTTTCGGGGCCGGGTGCATGGGGCCGAAAACGTGCCCATGACGGGCAAACTCCTGGTGGTGGCTAACCACGCCAGCGACTTCGACCCGCCGCTATTGTCCGCCGCCGTGCGCCGCCCGGTGTCTTACATGGCCAAGGAGGAACTGTTTCAGGTGCCCGTCCTCAAACAGGCCATTACCCTCTACGGAGCCTATCCCGTTAAGCGGGGCAGTGCCGACCGTAGCGCCATTCGCGAAGCCTTGAAACAGCTTGACCAAGGCTGGGCGGTGGGCATCTTCCTAGAGGGCACCCGCACCGCCGATGGCCGCATCCCTAACCCCAAAATTGGAGCTGCTATGATTGCCGCCAAGGCTGGGGCCACCCTACTGCCTGTCAGCATTTGGGGAAATCACAGCATTCTAAAGAAGGGGTTGGCCTTGCCTCGCCCGGTGCCCCTCACCATCCGCATTGGCGAACCCATTGCCCCCCCCTCCACCACCAAGCGCGATGCCCTAGAAGCCGTCACCGCCCAATGCACCGAGGCCATCCATCGCCTCCATGATTTGGGTCGCTAG
- a CDS encoding lipopolysaccharide assembly protein LapA domain-containing protein has protein sequence MKQINFVVIFVIALALVLFAIENTEPVLIHIAKGLDVEAPLCVELMMAMGIGAVLAWVFSVWAQVQGYLAVNPQVKQREIRIQELEQDVERYRVELEEQSLLLPASKAKAEG, from the coding sequence ATGAAACAAATTAACTTCGTCGTCATTTTTGTGATTGCCCTGGCCCTGGTGTTGTTCGCCATAGAAAACACGGAGCCCGTGCTGATCCACATTGCCAAGGGGCTAGATGTGGAGGCTCCCCTGTGCGTTGAGCTGATGATGGCCATGGGCATTGGAGCTGTGCTGGCCTGGGTGTTTAGCGTGTGGGCTCAGGTACAGGGCTATCTGGCGGTGAATCCGCAGGTGAAGCAGCGAGAAATTCGCATTCAAGAACTGGAGCAGGATGTGGAGCGCTATCGGGTGGAACTGGAGGAACAAAGCCTGTTGTTGCCTGCCTCCAAGGCCAAGGCCGAGGGCTAG
- a CDS encoding L-threonylcarbamoyladenylate synthase, giving the protein MPQVSLSDFLAAVQSGQLVSFPTDTVPALAALPQASDRIYHLKQRSQTKPLILMGANLADLWPYVAGSATDQARWTAMAECYWPGALTLVLPASDRLPPAMNPANTGTLGLRIPAHPLARYLLERTGPLATTSVNHSGQPPLDTLTNIAAEFPDLTLLSPIALTEIYAQLGEPMPPLDQPQGSGQPSTVVAWQGETWTVLRQGSVLVEP; this is encoded by the coding sequence ATGCCCCAGGTTTCCCTCTCAGACTTTTTGGCCGCCGTGCAGTCTGGCCAACTGGTGAGTTTTCCCACCGATACGGTGCCTGCCCTCGCGGCCTTACCCCAGGCCAGTGACCGCATCTACCACCTCAAACAGCGCAGCCAAACCAAACCCCTGATTTTAATGGGGGCCAACCTGGCGGATCTCTGGCCCTACGTGGCCGGGTCAGCCACCGATCAAGCTCGCTGGACGGCCATGGCAGAATGCTATTGGCCCGGAGCCCTCACCCTGGTGCTGCCCGCCAGCGACCGCCTGCCCCCCGCCATGAATCCGGCCAACACGGGCACCCTCGGCCTGCGGATTCCGGCCCATCCCTTGGCCCGCTACCTGCTAGAACGTACTGGCCCCCTGGCCACCACCAGCGTCAATCACTCTGGCCAGCCCCCCCTCGACACCCTGACGAACATCGCGGCGGAGTTCCCCGATCTCACCCTCCTCAGCCCCATCGCCCTCACCGAGATTTATGCCCAGCTTGGCGAACCAATGCCGCCACTGGATCAGCCCCAGGGTTCTGGCCAGCCCTCCACCGTGGTCGCTTGGCAAGGGGAAACCTGGACGGTGCTGCGCCAGGGATCGGTGCTGGTTGAGCCCTAG
- the aat gene encoding leucyl/phenylalanyl-tRNA--protein transferase, whose translation MTLRPPKYDIDAIIDGYSQGYFLMADDDGDNLGWYASRQRTLIPLDQRFRYPTSLRRALNQNRFRVAINQAFQEVVEGCADRDTTWISNDMKQVYWELYQTGWAYSFETWQGNELAGGILGLAIGGAFIGESMFFRISEGSKVAMVKLVEHLRRQHFIVFDAQMMNPHLARFGAYIVPERDYKTLLKVALAQNCTFL comes from the coding sequence GTGACCTTGCGCCCACCCAAGTACGACATCGACGCCATTATTGACGGCTACTCCCAGGGCTATTTTTTGATGGCCGATGATGATGGCGATAATCTGGGCTGGTACGCCAGCCGCCAACGCACCCTCATTCCCCTCGACCAACGCTTTCGCTACCCCACCTCGCTCCGTCGAGCCCTGAACCAAAACCGCTTCCGGGTGGCCATCAACCAAGCCTTTCAGGAGGTGGTGGAAGGCTGCGCCGACCGAGATACCACCTGGATTTCCAACGACATGAAGCAGGTCTACTGGGAGCTCTACCAAACCGGATGGGCCTACAGCTTTGAAACCTGGCAGGGCAACGAGCTAGCGGGCGGCATCCTGGGCTTGGCCATCGGCGGCGCGTTCATCGGCGAATCCATGTTTTTTCGGATTTCGGAAGGCTCTAAAGTGGCCATGGTGAAACTGGTGGAACATCTGCGGCGACAGCACTTTATTGTGTTCGATGCCCAGATGATGAACCCCCACCTCGCCCGATTTGGGGCCTACATCGTGCCCGAGCGAGACTACAAAACCCTGCTGAAGGTGGCCCTGGCCCAAAACTGCACCTTCCTATAG
- a CDS encoding sugar phosphate nucleotidyltransferase: MKAMILAAGKGTRVRPITYTIPKPMIPIMQKPVMEFLLELLRQHGFNQIMVNVSHLANEIEGYFRDGQRFGVEIAYSFEGRIEEDGQLVGEAIGSAGGMRKIQDFSPFFDDTFVVLCGDALIDLDLTEAVRRHREKGSIATIITKTVPLKQVPSYGVVVTDDTGRVKSFQEKPAVEDALSTEINTGIYIFEPAVFDYIPSGVPFDIGGDLMPRLVENNAPFYGIPMDFEWVDIGKVPDYWRAIQDVLTGVVDLVDIPGQEIRPGVYTGLNVKANWDNIHIEGPVYIGGMTHIEDGATIIGPSAIGNNCDICSGSIVDKSVVFEYSRIGPGVRLVDKLVFGRYCVDKTGASIDMKAAALDWLITDTRQDLPANPPVEQRAIVELLEQHI; the protein is encoded by the coding sequence ATGAAAGCAATGATTCTGGCGGCTGGGAAAGGGACTCGCGTGCGTCCCATCACCTACACCATTCCCAAGCCCATGATCCCCATCATGCAGAAGCCCGTGATGGAGTTTTTGCTGGAACTGTTGCGGCAGCACGGCTTCAATCAAATTATGGTGAATGTGAGCCACTTGGCCAACGAAATTGAAGGCTACTTTCGGGATGGGCAGCGGTTTGGGGTCGAAATTGCCTATTCCTTTGAGGGGCGGATTGAGGAGGATGGCCAACTGGTGGGCGAGGCCATCGGTTCGGCGGGGGGGATGCGAAAAATCCAGGACTTTTCCCCATTTTTTGACGACACCTTTGTGGTGCTTTGTGGTGATGCCCTGATTGACCTCGACCTCACGGAGGCTGTGCGCCGCCACCGCGAGAAAGGATCCATCGCCACCATCATCACCAAAACCGTGCCCCTCAAACAGGTGCCCAGCTATGGCGTGGTGGTGACGGACGATACGGGCCGGGTCAAGTCCTTCCAAGAAAAGCCCGCCGTGGAGGATGCCCTGAGCACCGAAATCAACACCGGGATCTACATTTTCGAGCCCGCCGTGTTTGACTATATTCCCTCCGGCGTTCCCTTCGACATTGGCGGCGACCTCATGCCCCGCCTGGTGGAAAATAACGCCCCCTTCTACGGCATTCCCATGGACTTTGAATGGGTAGACATCGGAAAAGTGCCCGACTATTGGCGTGCCATTCAGGATGTGCTGACCGGAGTGGTTGACCTGGTGGATATTCCCGGCCAGGAAATTCGCCCCGGCGTCTACACCGGACTGAACGTGAAGGCCAACTGGGACAACATCCATATCGAAGGCCCGGTCTACATTGGCGGCATGACCCACATTGAAGACGGCGCGACCATCATCGGCCCCAGCGCCATTGGCAACAACTGCGACATTTGCAGCGGATCCATCGTTGATAAAAGCGTGGTCTTTGAATATTCCCGCATCGGCCCCGGCGTGCGCTTGGTAGACAAGCTGGTGTTTGGCCGCTACTGCGTCGATAAAACCGGAGCCTCCATCGACATGAAAGCCGCCGCCCTCGACTGGCTGATCACCGACACTCGCCAGGATCTCCCCGCCAACCCCCCGGTGGAGCAACGGGCCATTGTGGAACTCCTGGAGCAGCACATCTAG